From a region of the Sebastes umbrosus isolate fSebUmb1 chromosome 10, fSebUmb1.pri, whole genome shotgun sequence genome:
- the LOC119496109 gene encoding zinc finger CCCH domain-containing protein 6 isoform X2, with protein sequence MASVSLVSSPPAPVVLDKNTTDSELAGDEREDGELEDGEIDDEGIGIEEENKEAPEVNEDKEKEKEKEKVKEKEEKTHRHSRKRYKKTREKRRSKRRRRDRQKHHSPSSSSSSDSYDSDYDRPERPKNRKSQGSDGPSSQHGRDSKGGHGNSQKSPPHKSSDFDKYSDYSDDKYDYDEEEEDYEDDMSEYPKESISQSRGKGRHVKRGSMRGMKQQQFGQRGRGRGSGPGRGRGMLYKNKKLKGKPWGGRGRGRGGDQGMDDMVPEGKNSSGFQKKRPIMSKEFINQHTVEHNGRYICKYFLEGRCIKGEQCKFEHELVVPDKKKELCKFYLQGYCSKGDNCIYMHNEYPCKFFHTGAKCYQGDNCKFSHEALCDVTKELLDKIINTEEENAREDEMELEDLRKQGIAPLPKPPPGVGLLPTPGQSSPTDGASGQAGKKIPSLFEIKVQPTVDLAQKIALSGSNFSQNQGEDTDEFGGGSEDTQSGGMVPSGPSGPPIPPPGSPPPMGHPAGPPMPQSPPGQHPPHGFPMPPPIPPPGHPPPFLGNRPNINPQMNMQMPPFPPVPDLQMLQNLFPFPSLGQNPVEFFSSFLRNQAMAPQGDPGVAFMQNLQQQVGAESQLQSLPPEVQKAIFLHLTQQQQESHPKGNEPQRAEGQDDNNANRDETTNWYSSDEEDGSCVTSILKSLKKHSEMQQSQSKPPQAALLAPALGDPRLGKERATPSDPRVKMDPRQRPTDVKKEPDGAADPRFSRDPRKMRPMEPSSYRQQSHSVPKKLPTGDEDDEGERELRDKAVLIPLEAGPDMVLRDPRCQLKQFSHIRVDILLQQPAFAQTVVWGPEDLIPSLVPKQELSINLPLPPLIADAQMNRTSLPDHPPVSSPPSIDPRLVAARLKERMSRLPSGSLESRSAAERPVDPRQHKTLDPRLKRTVSLDSKLLGQKVPSSGGGVVDPRLQKATASSSPHVVQTKPEPERLPPYAPRLASSGGGLESPTTILGGISLYDPRAQTEQAQKEQAEPPKKILKLLAKKDNTPPLSPTQRSGSSSEEAKSTDAASDQPPPSSSPTVPPASPVKPPAVHNLPIQALAGLIRPQYTDPRQAKPGGQASAGAQEEAEDKKQEEKKQEEKKQEDKKEQEKEQEEPKKDDPDDEADDRTLKDVFKTFDPTASPFCQ encoded by the exons ATGGCTTCTGTGAGCCTTGTTTCCAGTCCCCCAGCCCCTGTTGTTCTTGACAAAAACACCACAGACTCTGAGCTTGCAGGGGATGAAAG aGAGGATGGTGAACTGGAAGATGGAGAAATAGACGACGAAGGGATTGGAAttgaagaggaaaacaaagaggCTCCAGAGGTGAATGAAgacaaagagaaggaaaaggaaaaagaaaaagttaaagagaaggaagagaagaCTCACAGGCACTCCAGGAAAAGATACAAGAAGaccagagagaagaggaggtcCAAAAGGAGGAGGCGTGACAGACAGAAG CACCACTCCCCttccagcagctccagctcgGACAGTTATGACTCTGACTACGACCGACCAGAAAGGCCTAAAAACCGGAAGAGCCAGGGATCTGATGGCCCGTCCTCTCAG CATGGACGGGATTCAAAGGGAGGCCACGGCAACTCACAGAAGTCCCCGCCGCACAAGAGCAGCGATTTTGACAAATACAGCGACTACAGTGATGACAAATACGACtacgatgaagaggaggaggattacGAAGATGACATGTCCGAGTATCCAAAAGAATCGATATCCCAGAGTCGGGGAAAGGGACGCCACGTGAAGAGAGGAAGCATGAGAGGGatgaaacagcagcagt TTGGGCAAAGAGGAAGAGGCAGAGGGAGCGGACCAGGAAGAGGACGGGGGATGCTCTACAAGAACAAGAAGCTGAAGGGCAAACCCTGGGGAGGACGTGGGCGAGGTCGAGGAGGAGACCAGGGCATGGACGACATGGTACCG GAAGGAAAAAACTCTTCCGGTTTTCAGAAGAAACGGCCGATAATGAGCAAAGAGTTCATCAATCAGCACACAGTTGAACACAACGGCAGATACATCTGCAAGTATTTCCTGGAGGGTCGATGCATCAAG GGAGAACAGTGCAAGTTTGAACATGAGCTCGTCGTACCCGATAAGAAAAAGGAACTTTGTAAATTTTACCTCCAAGGATACTGCAGTAAAGGAGATAAttgcatttacatgcaca ATGAATACCCGTGCAAGTTCTTTCATACCGGAGCCAAATGTTATCAAGGGGACAACTGCAAATTCTCCCACGAGGCTTTGTGCGACGTGACTAAAGAGTTGCTTGATAAG ATAATTAACACTGAGGAGGAGAACGCCCGCGAGGACGAGATGGAGCTTGAGGATCTGAGAAAGCAGGGTATCGCCCCGCTTCCGAAGCCTCCTCCTGGGGTGGGGTTGCTTCCCACTCCTGGTCAGAGCAGTCCTACAGATGGGGCGTCTGGCCAAGCAGGGAAGAAGATCCCCTCCCTGTTTGAAATCAAGGTTCAACCGACTGTAGACTTGGCACAAAAAATTGCTCTGAG CGGATCCAACTTCTCCCAGAATCAAGGTGAAGACACCGATGAGTTCGGTGGAGGCTCGGAGGACACGCAGAGTGGAGGTATGGTGCCTTCAGGGCCCTCTGGTCCTCCTATTCCTCCCCCTGGATCACCACCTCCCATGGGTCACCCCGCCGGACCGCCCATGCCACAGAGCCCCCCAGGACAGCACCCACCACACGGGTTTCCAATGCCGCCACCAATCCCCCCCCCTGGTCATCCCCCACCCTTCCTCGGAAACCGACCCAATATCAACCCTCAGATGAACATGCAGATGCCTCCGTTCCCTCCTGTACCAGATCTACAGATGCTGCAGAATCTCTTCCCTTTTCCATCGTTGGGTCAGAACCCGGTAGAGTTCTTCAGCAGCTTCCTCCGAAACCAGGCCATGGCTCCACAAGGAG ACCCTGGTGTGGCCTTCATGCAGAATCTCCAGCAGCAGGTGGGTGCAGAGTCACAGCTGCAGTCTTTACCACCAGAAGTACAGAAGGCCATCTTTTTACACCTGACACAGCAGCAACAAGAGTCACATCCAAAGGGAAATGagccacagagagcagagggacAGGATGATAACAATGCAAACAGAG ATGAAACTACAAACTGGTACTCAAGCGATGAGGAGGATGGAAGCTGTGTTACCTCCATCCTTAAATCTCTCAAGAAGCACAGCGAGATGCAGCAGTCCCAGTCCAAGCCCCCCCAGGCCGCCCTATTGGCTCCAGCGCTGGGTGACCCTCGGCTCGGGAAGGAGAGGGCCACGCCCAGCGACCCCCGCGTGAAGATGGACCCGCGACAGCGACCCACGGATGTGAAAAAGGAGCCCGACGGAGCTGCAGACCCACGGTTCTCCAGAGACCCCAGGAAGATGAGACCGATGGAGCCGAGTTCCTACCGCCAGCAGAGCCACTCCGTTCCTAAGAAGCTTCCTACAGGAGATGAGGATGATGAAGGAGAGCGGGAGCTCAGGGACAAAGCAGTTCTCATCCCTCTAGAGGCCGGACCTGATATGGTGCTGCGCGACCCTCGTTGCCAGTTAAAGCAGTTTAGCCACATCCGGGTGGACATCCTGCTCCAGCAGCCAGCCTTCGCTCAGACAGTGGTGTGGGGCCCAGAGGACCTCATCCCTTCCCTGGTGCCCAAACAGGAACTCTCCATCAACCTGCCTCTCCCTCCCCTAATAGCAGACGCTCAGATGAACCGAACAAGCCTGCCTGACCACCCCCCCGTCTCCAGCCCTCCGTCGATCGACCCCAGACTGGTAGCTGCACGTTTGAAGGAACGTATGAGTCGATTACCCTCCGGATCTTTAGAGTCTCGATCCGCCGCTGAAAGACCCGTAGATCCGCGTCAGCATAAGACTCTGGACCCCAGACTCAAGCGTACAGTAAGCCTGGACTCCAAGCTGTTGGGTCAGAAAGTGCCCTCCTCTGGGGGAGGAGTTGTGGACCCCAGGCTGCAGAAGGCCACTGCTAGCTCCTCTCCTCACGTTGTCCAAACGAAACCAGAGCCTGAGAGGCTGCCACCTTATGCCCCTCGTCTGGCATCCTCTGGTGGAGGGCTAGAGAGCCCCACCACAATCCTCGGGGGCATCAGTCTGTACGATCCTCGCGCTCAAACCGAGCAGGCTCAGAAGGAGCAAGCAGAGCCTCCAAAAAAGATTCTGAAACTCCTCGCTAAGAAAGACAATACGCCACCGCTCTCACCAACCCAACGAAGTGGCTCTTCTTCCGAAGAGGCCAAAAGCACAGACGCTGCCTCAGATCAGCCTCCGCCTTCCAGTTCTCCCACCGTGCCTCCCGCCTCACCCGTCAAACCCCCCGCAGTTCATAACCTCCCCATCCAGGCACTGGCCGGGCTGATCCGACCCCAGTACACTGACCCCAGGCAGGCCAAACCGGGAGGACAGGCCTCTGCAGGAGCACAAGAAGAGGCAGAAGACAAGAAGCAAGAGGAGAAGAAGCAAGAGGAGAAGAAGCAAGAGGACAAGAAGGAGCAGGAGAAGGAGCAAGAAGAACCAAAAAAGGACGATCCAGACGACGAGGCAGACGACAGGACGCTTAAAGACGTGTTCAAGACTTTTGATCCCACTGCTTCCCCTTTCTGCCAGTAA
- the LOC119496109 gene encoding zinc finger CCCH domain-containing protein 6 isoform X1 → MASVSLVSSPPAPVVLDKNTTDSELAGDEREDGELEDGEIDDEGIGIEEENKEAPEVNEDKEKEKEKEKVKEKEEKTHRHSRKRYKKTREKRRSKRRRRDRQKHHSPSSSSSSDSYDSDYDRPERPKNRKSQGSDGPSSQHGRDSKGGHGNSQKSPPHKSSDFDKYSDYSDDKYDYDEEEEDYEDDMSEYPKESISQSRGKGRHVKRGSMRGMKQQQFGQRGRGRGSGPGRGRGMLYKNKKLKGKPWGGRGRGRGGDQGMDDMVPEGKNSSGFQKKRPIMSKEFINQHTVEHNGRYICKYFLEGRCIKGEQCKFEHELVVPDKKKELCKFYLQGYCSKGDNCIYMHNEYPCKFFHTGAKCYQGDNCKFSHEALCDVTKELLDKIINTEEENAREDEMELEDLRKQGIAPLPKPPPGVGLLPTPGQSSPTDGASGQAGKKIPSLFEIKVQPTVDLAQKIALSGSNFSQNQGEDTDEFGGGSEDTQSGGMVPSGPSGPPIPPPGSPPPMGHPAGPPMPQSPPGQHPPHGFPMPPPIPPPGHPPPFLGNRPNINPQMNMQMPPFPPVPDLQMLQNLFPFPSLGQNPVEFFSSFLRNQAMAPQGVDPGVAFMQNLQQQVGAESQLQSLPPEVQKAIFLHLTQQQQESHPKGNEPQRAEGQDDNNANRDETTNWYSSDEEDGSCVTSILKSLKKHSEMQQSQSKPPQAALLAPALGDPRLGKERATPSDPRVKMDPRQRPTDVKKEPDGAADPRFSRDPRKMRPMEPSSYRQQSHSVPKKLPTGDEDDEGERELRDKAVLIPLEAGPDMVLRDPRCQLKQFSHIRVDILLQQPAFAQTVVWGPEDLIPSLVPKQELSINLPLPPLIADAQMNRTSLPDHPPVSSPPSIDPRLVAARLKERMSRLPSGSLESRSAAERPVDPRQHKTLDPRLKRTVSLDSKLLGQKVPSSGGGVVDPRLQKATASSSPHVVQTKPEPERLPPYAPRLASSGGGLESPTTILGGISLYDPRAQTEQAQKEQAEPPKKILKLLAKKDNTPPLSPTQRSGSSSEEAKSTDAASDQPPPSSSPTVPPASPVKPPAVHNLPIQALAGLIRPQYTDPRQAKPGGQASAGAQEEAEDKKQEEKKQEEKKQEDKKEQEKEQEEPKKDDPDDEADDRTLKDVFKTFDPTASPFCQ, encoded by the exons ATGGCTTCTGTGAGCCTTGTTTCCAGTCCCCCAGCCCCTGTTGTTCTTGACAAAAACACCACAGACTCTGAGCTTGCAGGGGATGAAAG aGAGGATGGTGAACTGGAAGATGGAGAAATAGACGACGAAGGGATTGGAAttgaagaggaaaacaaagaggCTCCAGAGGTGAATGAAgacaaagagaaggaaaaggaaaaagaaaaagttaaagagaaggaagagaagaCTCACAGGCACTCCAGGAAAAGATACAAGAAGaccagagagaagaggaggtcCAAAAGGAGGAGGCGTGACAGACAGAAG CACCACTCCCCttccagcagctccagctcgGACAGTTATGACTCTGACTACGACCGACCAGAAAGGCCTAAAAACCGGAAGAGCCAGGGATCTGATGGCCCGTCCTCTCAG CATGGACGGGATTCAAAGGGAGGCCACGGCAACTCACAGAAGTCCCCGCCGCACAAGAGCAGCGATTTTGACAAATACAGCGACTACAGTGATGACAAATACGACtacgatgaagaggaggaggattacGAAGATGACATGTCCGAGTATCCAAAAGAATCGATATCCCAGAGTCGGGGAAAGGGACGCCACGTGAAGAGAGGAAGCATGAGAGGGatgaaacagcagcagt TTGGGCAAAGAGGAAGAGGCAGAGGGAGCGGACCAGGAAGAGGACGGGGGATGCTCTACAAGAACAAGAAGCTGAAGGGCAAACCCTGGGGAGGACGTGGGCGAGGTCGAGGAGGAGACCAGGGCATGGACGACATGGTACCG GAAGGAAAAAACTCTTCCGGTTTTCAGAAGAAACGGCCGATAATGAGCAAAGAGTTCATCAATCAGCACACAGTTGAACACAACGGCAGATACATCTGCAAGTATTTCCTGGAGGGTCGATGCATCAAG GGAGAACAGTGCAAGTTTGAACATGAGCTCGTCGTACCCGATAAGAAAAAGGAACTTTGTAAATTTTACCTCCAAGGATACTGCAGTAAAGGAGATAAttgcatttacatgcaca ATGAATACCCGTGCAAGTTCTTTCATACCGGAGCCAAATGTTATCAAGGGGACAACTGCAAATTCTCCCACGAGGCTTTGTGCGACGTGACTAAAGAGTTGCTTGATAAG ATAATTAACACTGAGGAGGAGAACGCCCGCGAGGACGAGATGGAGCTTGAGGATCTGAGAAAGCAGGGTATCGCCCCGCTTCCGAAGCCTCCTCCTGGGGTGGGGTTGCTTCCCACTCCTGGTCAGAGCAGTCCTACAGATGGGGCGTCTGGCCAAGCAGGGAAGAAGATCCCCTCCCTGTTTGAAATCAAGGTTCAACCGACTGTAGACTTGGCACAAAAAATTGCTCTGAG CGGATCCAACTTCTCCCAGAATCAAGGTGAAGACACCGATGAGTTCGGTGGAGGCTCGGAGGACACGCAGAGTGGAGGTATGGTGCCTTCAGGGCCCTCTGGTCCTCCTATTCCTCCCCCTGGATCACCACCTCCCATGGGTCACCCCGCCGGACCGCCCATGCCACAGAGCCCCCCAGGACAGCACCCACCACACGGGTTTCCAATGCCGCCACCAATCCCCCCCCCTGGTCATCCCCCACCCTTCCTCGGAAACCGACCCAATATCAACCCTCAGATGAACATGCAGATGCCTCCGTTCCCTCCTGTACCAGATCTACAGATGCTGCAGAATCTCTTCCCTTTTCCATCGTTGGGTCAGAACCCGGTAGAGTTCTTCAGCAGCTTCCTCCGAAACCAGGCCATGGCTCCACAAGGAG TAGACCCTGGTGTGGCCTTCATGCAGAATCTCCAGCAGCAGGTGGGTGCAGAGTCACAGCTGCAGTCTTTACCACCAGAAGTACAGAAGGCCATCTTTTTACACCTGACACAGCAGCAACAAGAGTCACATCCAAAGGGAAATGagccacagagagcagagggacAGGATGATAACAATGCAAACAGAG ATGAAACTACAAACTGGTACTCAAGCGATGAGGAGGATGGAAGCTGTGTTACCTCCATCCTTAAATCTCTCAAGAAGCACAGCGAGATGCAGCAGTCCCAGTCCAAGCCCCCCCAGGCCGCCCTATTGGCTCCAGCGCTGGGTGACCCTCGGCTCGGGAAGGAGAGGGCCACGCCCAGCGACCCCCGCGTGAAGATGGACCCGCGACAGCGACCCACGGATGTGAAAAAGGAGCCCGACGGAGCTGCAGACCCACGGTTCTCCAGAGACCCCAGGAAGATGAGACCGATGGAGCCGAGTTCCTACCGCCAGCAGAGCCACTCCGTTCCTAAGAAGCTTCCTACAGGAGATGAGGATGATGAAGGAGAGCGGGAGCTCAGGGACAAAGCAGTTCTCATCCCTCTAGAGGCCGGACCTGATATGGTGCTGCGCGACCCTCGTTGCCAGTTAAAGCAGTTTAGCCACATCCGGGTGGACATCCTGCTCCAGCAGCCAGCCTTCGCTCAGACAGTGGTGTGGGGCCCAGAGGACCTCATCCCTTCCCTGGTGCCCAAACAGGAACTCTCCATCAACCTGCCTCTCCCTCCCCTAATAGCAGACGCTCAGATGAACCGAACAAGCCTGCCTGACCACCCCCCCGTCTCCAGCCCTCCGTCGATCGACCCCAGACTGGTAGCTGCACGTTTGAAGGAACGTATGAGTCGATTACCCTCCGGATCTTTAGAGTCTCGATCCGCCGCTGAAAGACCCGTAGATCCGCGTCAGCATAAGACTCTGGACCCCAGACTCAAGCGTACAGTAAGCCTGGACTCCAAGCTGTTGGGTCAGAAAGTGCCCTCCTCTGGGGGAGGAGTTGTGGACCCCAGGCTGCAGAAGGCCACTGCTAGCTCCTCTCCTCACGTTGTCCAAACGAAACCAGAGCCTGAGAGGCTGCCACCTTATGCCCCTCGTCTGGCATCCTCTGGTGGAGGGCTAGAGAGCCCCACCACAATCCTCGGGGGCATCAGTCTGTACGATCCTCGCGCTCAAACCGAGCAGGCTCAGAAGGAGCAAGCAGAGCCTCCAAAAAAGATTCTGAAACTCCTCGCTAAGAAAGACAATACGCCACCGCTCTCACCAACCCAACGAAGTGGCTCTTCTTCCGAAGAGGCCAAAAGCACAGACGCTGCCTCAGATCAGCCTCCGCCTTCCAGTTCTCCCACCGTGCCTCCCGCCTCACCCGTCAAACCCCCCGCAGTTCATAACCTCCCCATCCAGGCACTGGCCGGGCTGATCCGACCCCAGTACACTGACCCCAGGCAGGCCAAACCGGGAGGACAGGCCTCTGCAGGAGCACAAGAAGAGGCAGAAGACAAGAAGCAAGAGGAGAAGAAGCAAGAGGAGAAGAAGCAAGAGGACAAGAAGGAGCAGGAGAAGGAGCAAGAAGAACCAAAAAAGGACGATCCAGACGACGAGGCAGACGACAGGACGCTTAAAGACGTGTTCAAGACTTTTGATCCCACTGCTTCCCCTTTCTGCCAGTAA
- the LOC119495837 gene encoding fibulin-7, translated as MALSFQRRCLLLLCLTAIQGGHAAVQTCMDKHQVVGVLRQMEKFLKGQEMRFTEGLRIMKSKLATLQNSVSKLPQADQSAAPTTCPSLEAPAHGTKFGSKYFVGHEVHFTCSQGYHLVGSAMRVCRDNGTWTGVSAICKDISECASNPCQNGGTCVDGVNQYKCTCPQNWSGSHCQHQTQTAPPEWSVMNDPAFSRRPRCAQVNQAQHCSCDAGFHMSGTSDNSICQDVNECEFYQLDQGRKLCVHECVNVPGSYHCSCPSGYKLLPDGRSCEDVDECLSQQHNCSRGTTCINTGGGFQCVNPECPRSHGNISYVKTSPFQCERNPCPMDSRSCHLAPKTVSFHYLSLSSNLKTPATLFRMATAAAPGRTGPDSLRFGIVGGNSRGIFVMQRSDRQTGELILVQQLRGPQEISVDVDMSEYSERTFQAKHVARVNILVSPHNF; from the exons ATGGCTCTGTCTTTTCAACGCAGGTGTTTGCTTTTGCTGTGTTTGACAGCTATCCAGGGTGGTCATGCTGCCGTTCAG ACGTGCATGGATAAGCACCAGGTGGTGGGGGTGCTTCGTCAAATGGAGAAGTTTCTGAAAGGTCAGGAGATGCGATTTACGGAGGGCCTCAGGATCATGAAGTCAAAGCTGGCAACGCTTCAGAACTCCGTCTCCAAGTTACCTCAAGCTGACCAGTCAGCTG cTCCCACCACCTGCCCCTCCCTGGAAGCCCCCGCTCACGGAACCAAGTTTGGCTCAAAGTATTTCGTTGGACATGAGGTCCATTTCACTTGTTCCCAGGGCTACCATCTCGTCGGCTCCGCCATGCGTGTCTGCCGGGACAACGGCACCTGGACTGGCGTCAGTGCTATCTGTAAAG ATATAAGTGAGTGTGCAAGTAATCCCTGCCAAAATGGAGGTACCTGTGTGGATGGTGTTAACCAGTACAAATGCACCTGCCCCCAGAACTGGAGTGGCTCTCACTGTCAGCACCAAACACAGACAG CACCACCTGAGTGGAGTGTTATGAATGATCCAGCATTCAGCCGGAGACCTCGCTGTGCCCAAGTGAACCAAGCCCAACACTGCAGCTGTGATGCAGGCTTCCACATGAGTGGCACCTCTGACAACAGTATCTGTCAGG ATGTAAATGAGTGTGAATTTTACCAGCTGGACCAAGGAAGGAAGCTGTGCGTCCACGAGTGCGTGAATGTCCCGGGCTCGTACCACTGCTCTTGCCCCAGCGGCTACAAGTTGCTCCCAGACGGGCGGAGCTGTGAGG ATGTGGACGAATGTTTAAGCCAGCAGCACAACTGTAGCCGAGGGACAACGTGTATCAACACGGGGGGAGGCTTTCAGTGTGTCAACCCAGAGTGTCCCCGTTCTCATGGAAACATCAGCTACGTCAAGACATCTCCCTT TCAGTGTGAGAGAAACCCCTGCCCCATGGACAGCCGCTCCTGCCACCTGGCTCCCAAGACCGTGTCCTTCCACTACCTGTCTCTGAGCTCCAACCTGAAGACTCCCGCAACGCTTTTCCGCATGGCGACCGCCGCCGCCCCTGGGCGCACCGGGCCGGACAGCCTGCGCTTCGGCATAGTGGGCGGAAACTCCCGGGGCATCTTCGTCATGCAGCGTTCAGACAGGCAGACCGGCGAGCTGATACTGGTCCAGCAGCTGCGCGGGCCGCAGGAGATCAGCGTCGACGTGGACATGTCCGAGTACAGCGAGCGCACCTTTCAGGCCAAGCATGTGGCCAGGGTTAACATCCTGGTTTCACCTCACAACTTCTGA